A part of Paraliobacillus zengyii genomic DNA contains:
- a CDS encoding methionine ABC transporter ATP-binding protein, which translates to MISIQHLSKVYKTKSSTIQAVDDLSLNIDKGEIFGVIGYSGAGKSTFIRLINRLEEPSTGDIIIDNQKITSLSKNELRLSRQEIGMIFQHFNLLWSRTVRDNIALPLEIAGLSRQERYKRVDELIGLVGLTGREDAFPSQLSGGQKQRVGIARALANNPKVLLCDEATSALDPETTDSILSLLVDINQKLGLTIILITHEMHVIQKICHRVAVMEEGRIVEQGDVVEVFSHPKQGVTKKFVEQVMGKPDDEVTEETLIKSVTKGKVLRLHFVGETANQAVISQVAKRFDVEVNILHGNVKQTQAGAYGTLFVNVIGEEEVIEEALRFITSTSVEVEVKNNAN; encoded by the coding sequence ATGATATCAATTCAACACTTGTCAAAAGTTTATAAAACCAAATCTTCAACTATTCAAGCAGTAGATGATTTAAGTTTAAATATAGATAAAGGCGAAATATTTGGTGTAATTGGATATAGCGGAGCTGGTAAAAGTACCTTTATCCGTTTAATAAATCGACTGGAGGAACCATCAACTGGCGATATAATTATTGACAATCAAAAAATAACGTCATTATCTAAAAATGAATTAAGACTTTCACGTCAAGAAATTGGAATGATTTTTCAACATTTTAATTTGTTATGGTCAAGAACAGTTCGAGATAATATTGCCTTACCACTAGAAATAGCTGGTTTATCAAGGCAAGAGCGTTATAAGCGTGTTGATGAATTAATTGGACTTGTTGGTTTGACAGGCAGAGAAGATGCATTCCCATCGCAATTGAGCGGTGGTCAAAAGCAACGTGTTGGCATAGCAAGAGCTCTAGCTAACAATCCAAAAGTACTTTTGTGTGATGAAGCAACCTCAGCACTTGATCCAGAAACAACAGACTCTATTCTTTCTTTATTAGTAGATATTAATCAAAAACTTGGTTTAACTATTATCCTTATTACACATGAAATGCACGTTATCCAAAAGATTTGTCATCGTGTTGCAGTAATGGAAGAAGGTAGAATTGTTGAACAAGGTGATGTAGTAGAGGTTTTCTCGCATCCGAAACAGGGTGTTACGAAGAAATTTGTTGAACAAGTTATGGGGAAACCGGATGATGAAGTTACAGAAGAAACATTAATAAAGTCTGTTACAAAAGGAAAGGTTTTACGTTTACACTTTGTTGGTGAAACAGCAAATCAAGCTGTTATAAGTCAAGTTGCTAAAAGGTTTGATGTGGAAGTAAATATCTTGCACGGTAACGTTAAGCAAACGCAGGCAGGGGCTTACGGTACCTTATTTGTGAATGTAATAGGTGAAGAAGAAGTAATAGAAGAAGCACTAAGATTTATTACTTCTACATCTGTTGAAGTGGAGGTGAAAAATAATGCTAACTAA
- a CDS encoding TlpA disulfide reductase family protein codes for MLAPNFVLPYLNKEGNYHLHDDLGSIIILTFWASWCLDCSIDLPKKEQLYRSLDNPKVKMLTINVTGRERDQSAAVDFTKEFLEQPTLMDKGTEIYNLYQCQGVPTTVLIDSTGTIYKQFNDKANFLDIVTAVGNIMPK; via the coding sequence ATGTTAGCACCAAATTTTGTATTACCCTATTTAAATAAAGAAGGTAATTATCATTTACACGATGACCTTGGCAGTATCATTATTCTTACTTTTTGGGCTTCATGGTGCCTAGATTGTAGCATCGACTTACCAAAGAAGGAACAACTTTACCGATCACTAGACAATCCAAAAGTGAAAATGTTGACTATTAATGTTACAGGTAGAGAACGCGATCAATCAGCAGCTGTAGATTTCACTAAAGAATTTTTGGAACAGCCAACTTTAATGGATAAAGGAACAGAAATATATAACTTATATCAATGTCAGGGTGTTCCAACTACTGTATTAATTGATTCAACCGGAACTATTTATAAACAATTTAATGATAAAGCCAATTTCTTAGATATCGTTACAGCAGTAGGTAATATCATGCCTAAATGA
- a CDS encoding thioredoxin family protein, producing the protein MIPITRETIRTVVQPDKMIFIYTPFCGTCHLARRILEEIEEASNGAVIFYELNAGLFPEVMQQERIESVPCLLMTNNGEPSKIYSFESLGKLNNLLHSNR; encoded by the coding sequence ATGATACCAATAACGCGTGAAACAATACGTACAGTAGTGCAACCAGATAAAATGATTTTTATTTATACCCCTTTTTGTGGAACGTGCCATTTAGCGAGAAGGATACTAGAAGAAATTGAAGAAGCTTCAAATGGAGCTGTTATATTTTATGAGCTAAATGCAGGTTTATTTCCTGAGGTGATGCAACAAGAAAGAATAGAAAGTGTTCCTTGTCTATTGATGACCAATAATGGAGAGCCGAGTAAAATATACTCGTTCGAATCGTTAGGTAAGTTAAATAATTTATTACATTCAAATCGCTGA